Proteins from a single region of Thiomicrorhabdus sp. Kp2:
- a CDS encoding DUF3418 domain-containing protein: RRHCNYGPINPIDAHKLFLRHALVEGELFTNAKFFVHNQALIQKVEKLEHKLRRPDFLVDEEVLYQFYDERIPKHIYSKPAFEKWVKKTEKESPKKLEALFLTEQDLMKQSASDSLLLDFPDQVHLSNQMSLEVDYHFEPGKKRDGLIYHLPLSGLNSVQSEDFEWLTPGLLKEKTAFYIKSLPKSLRKQFIPAPQYADLVLTEMSPDKILSGSKKEPYLNQLVWALNRRANVKVSLNDLSDVVLPEHLKPYFVLEDDKGRKLAENSRLLALKEEYQHLVDAKIQKHQAQKQAEDIVITEWVFGDLADSQTIKSQGKEMLAYPALQLQNSQIVLGLMGEQQAAMEQHGQAVIVLIERLLSDKSKYLQKKLPMQKACLCYAPYGTCQDLTQQVIDRALHELVPYPEKLRTQNEFEKVLNKVQSNWIDVAQRIAKQVNTIFTLHQQVAKQVRGRVNPRWLASVSDIQHQLDELISKDFVRNTPDFWFKQIERYLKALQMRLEKLDLDPNKDQKSIREIQPLLKKYQEIAQEPAYQNLPGLVDIRWMLEELRISLFSQPMKTIKPVSIQRIEKQIKAL; the protein is encoded by the coding sequence CCCGCCGACACTGTAACTACGGCCCAATTAACCCAATAGATGCGCATAAACTCTTTTTACGCCACGCCTTAGTTGAGGGTGAGTTGTTTACCAATGCCAAATTTTTTGTACATAACCAAGCCCTAATTCAAAAGGTTGAAAAGCTCGAGCATAAGTTACGTCGTCCAGACTTTTTGGTGGATGAAGAGGTGCTTTATCAGTTTTACGATGAGCGCATTCCCAAACATATTTACAGTAAGCCCGCCTTTGAAAAGTGGGTGAAAAAAACTGAAAAAGAGTCACCTAAAAAACTCGAAGCCCTGTTTTTAACCGAACAAGATTTAATGAAGCAGTCGGCAAGTGATTCTTTATTGCTTGATTTTCCTGACCAGGTGCATTTAAGCAATCAAATGTCATTAGAGGTCGATTACCATTTTGAACCAGGTAAAAAACGTGATGGCTTAATTTATCATTTACCCTTGTCGGGTTTAAACAGTGTGCAGTCAGAAGACTTTGAATGGTTAACACCAGGCCTGTTAAAAGAGAAAACAGCCTTTTACATTAAGTCACTACCTAAATCTTTGCGTAAACAGTTTATTCCTGCGCCGCAATATGCCGATTTGGTTTTGACAGAAATGAGTCCCGATAAAATATTGAGTGGTTCTAAAAAAGAGCCGTATTTAAATCAATTGGTTTGGGCGTTAAATCGACGTGCTAACGTAAAGGTCTCGCTCAATGATTTAAGTGATGTAGTCTTGCCAGAGCATTTAAAACCCTATTTTGTGCTTGAGGATGATAAAGGTCGTAAGCTCGCAGAAAATAGCCGTTTATTGGCGTTAAAAGAAGAATACCAACATTTAGTGGATGCTAAAATTCAAAAACATCAAGCTCAAAAACAGGCTGAAGACATCGTTATTACTGAATGGGTTTTTGGCGATTTAGCGGATAGCCAAACCATTAAAAGCCAAGGCAAAGAGATGTTGGCTTACCCAGCGTTGCAATTGCAAAACAGCCAGATTGTATTAGGCTTAATGGGCGAGCAACAAGCAGCCATGGAACAACATGGCCAAGCGGTTATCGTTTTAATTGAGCGGTTATTGTCAGATAAAAGCAAGTATTTGCAAAAGAAGCTGCCTATGCAAAAAGCCTGTTTATGTTACGCGCCTTATGGGACTTGCCAAGATTTAACCCAGCAAGTGATTGACCGAGCGTTGCATGAGCTAGTGCCTTATCCTGAAAAACTCCGTACTCAGAACGAATTTGAAAAAGTTTTGAATAAAGTGCAATCTAACTGGATTGATGTGGCTCAACGTATTGCCAAACAGGTTAATACGATTTTTACCCTGCATCAGCAAGTCGCTAAACAGGTTAGGGGGAGGGTAAATCCCCGTTGGCTGGCGTCAGTATCCGATATTCAACATCAGTTAGACGAGTTAATCTCAAAAGACTTTGTGCGAAATACCCCCGATTTTTGGTTTAAACAGATTGAGCGTTATTTAAAAGCGTTACAAATGCGTTTAGAGAAACTTGATTTGGATCCCAATAAAGATCAAAAATCGATTAGGGAGATACAACCATTGCTTAAAAAATATCAAGAGATTGCTCAAGAACCTGCTTACCAAAACCTACCAGGCCTGGTAGATATTCGTTGGATGCTTGAAGAGTTGCGTATTTCTTTGTTTTCTCAACCGATGAAAACCATAAAACCTGTTTCAATTCAACGTATTGAAAAGCAAATTAAAGCGTTATGA
- a CDS encoding c-type cytochrome — protein MKKRFNFKSTAVLSTALLSTTLFLVGCSGDSDEAKTAQAPVAEQNTMAVKQSEPVAAPKEALQPAPAPVEEAVAEVEEKIEEIKEEAAAVVAAAPSGEKAYATCIGCHGAQAEGGVGPRLSNQSPEDIVAKLEKYKAGEQMGPMTAMMAPMATPLSTEDMQAIADYVTNL, from the coding sequence ATGAAAAAACGTTTTAACTTTAAGAGTACAGCTGTTTTATCAACCGCTCTATTGAGTACGACTCTATTTTTGGTAGGCTGTTCAGGTGATAGTGATGAAGCTAAAACCGCTCAAGCGCCTGTAGCCGAACAAAATACCATGGCCGTAAAACAATCAGAACCTGTTGCAGCCCCTAAAGAAGCTTTACAGCCTGCGCCAGCTCCAGTTGAAGAAGCGGTGGCAGAGGTAGAAGAAAAAATTGAAGAGATTAAGGAAGAGGCTGCCGCAGTGGTTGCAGCGGCTCCTTCTGGTGAAAAAGCTTATGCGACATGCATAGGTTGTCATGGTGCTCAAGCAGAGGGTGGTGTTGGACCACGTTTAAGTAATCAATCACCAGAAGATATTGTGGCTAAGCTTGAAAAATACAAAGCGGGTGAGCAAATGGGGCCAATGACAGCCATGATGGCGCCAATGGCGACACCATTAAGTACAGAAGATATGCAAGCGATTGCGGATTATGTTACTAACCTGTAA
- the rluF gene encoding 23S rRNA pseudouridine(2604) synthase RluF, producing the protein MNAPLEKRLNKFISDSGFCSRREADRFIEQNRVTINGKQPELGSKVQPGDVVKVDGQRIQASAENKSDRIYIAYNKPIGIICITDTSIEDNIIDAIGFPQRIFPIGRLDKPSEGLIFLTNDGDIVNKILRAENAHDKEYIVTVDKPITDQFVDHMSRGVPILGTVTKPCKVTVQSRYVFKMILTQGLNRQIRRMCEHLGYEVTHLQRSRIMNVELGNLKPGQWRYLSEQEMSEMNEALKDSKKTASGVRSGPKAQNFTRQEYRQILREREEGKKLADIAKSSKNLENPKKQGANKASRSSDKKSAKVQKVPRANTLRLKPKNKQS; encoded by the coding sequence TTGAACGCACCATTAGAAAAACGCCTAAATAAATTTATAAGTGACTCTGGATTTTGTTCCCGCAGAGAGGCGGATCGATTTATTGAGCAGAACCGAGTTACCATTAATGGAAAACAACCTGAGCTTGGCAGTAAAGTGCAACCTGGTGATGTGGTGAAGGTTGATGGTCAGCGAATTCAGGCCAGTGCAGAAAATAAATCAGACCGTATTTATATCGCTTATAACAAACCCATAGGCATTATTTGTATTACGGATACCAGTATTGAAGACAATATTATTGATGCGATTGGTTTTCCGCAAAGAATTTTCCCGATTGGGCGTTTAGACAAACCCTCAGAAGGGCTGATTTTTTTAACCAATGATGGCGATATTGTTAATAAAATTTTACGTGCAGAAAATGCCCACGATAAAGAATATATCGTGACCGTAGATAAACCCATTACCGATCAGTTTGTTGACCACATGTCACGAGGTGTGCCGATTTTAGGCACTGTGACCAAACCCTGCAAAGTCACGGTACAGAGTCGCTATGTCTTTAAAATGATTCTTACTCAAGGCCTAAACCGACAAATTCGCCGTATGTGTGAACACCTAGGTTACGAGGTCACGCACTTACAGCGTTCACGTATTATGAATGTAGAACTAGGTAACTTAAAACCTGGGCAGTGGCGTTATTTAAGCGAACAAGAGATGAGCGAAATGAATGAGGCGCTAAAAGACTCTAAAAAAACCGCAAGTGGCGTGCGTTCTGGGCCAAAAGCACAAAACTTTACCCGCCAAGAATATCGTCAAATTCTAAGAGAACGAGAAGAGGGCAAAAAATTAGCCGATATTGCCAAATCTTCAAAAAATTTAGAAAACCCTAAAAAACAGGGCGCCAATAAAGCAAGCCGATCATCAGACAAAAAATCAGCAAAAGTACAAAAAGTACCGCGTGCAAATACCCTGCGACTAAAACCTAAAAATAAACAAAGTTAG
- a CDS encoding peptidylprolyl isomerase: MIHPDSRAKAHHILLDSEQACLELIPKIESLETFSALAKEHSKCPSAKIGGDIGLVKPEVIVVEMAETIFSDAPLNRVIGPIKTVHGYHLVWITKRQLVD, encoded by the coding sequence GTGATTCACCCCGACTCTCGTGCCAAAGCGCATCATATTTTATTAGACAGTGAACAGGCTTGTTTGGAGCTTATTCCGAAAATAGAGAGCTTAGAAACATTTAGTGCTTTAGCCAAAGAACATTCAAAATGCCCTTCGGCCAAAATTGGTGGAGATATTGGTTTGGTAAAACCCGAGGTGATTGTGGTTGAAATGGCTGAAACGATTTTTAGCGACGCCCCACTTAACCGTGTGATTGGCCCTATTAAAACCGTGCATGGCTATCATTTGGTTTGGATAACCAAACGCCAGCTTGTTGATTAA
- a CDS encoding DUF6172 family protein, whose translation MKKTFKLTHEKIQPARLADAIKSEVKKYIKRERKKALPKGTEFWAFKCKYGADSESSVEIHEAEISQSIDKALAENLETFYLEVVAQPANRTKKPAELKAQELEDEFEGEYEDNFDYEQD comes from the coding sequence ATGAAAAAGACCTTTAAATTGACTCACGAAAAAATCCAACCTGCGCGCCTAGCAGATGCGATTAAAAGCGAAGTAAAGAAATACATAAAACGTGAACGTAAAAAAGCCTTACCTAAAGGGACTGAGTTCTGGGCGTTTAAATGTAAATATGGTGCGGATTCAGAGAGCAGTGTAGAAATCCATGAGGCAGAAATAAGCCAATCTATTGATAAAGCCTTAGCGGAAAACTTAGAAACTTTTTACCTAGAAGTTGTCGCGCAACCTGCTAACCGAACCAAAAAACCTGCTGAACTTAAAGCACAAGAGCTTGAAGATGAGTTTGAAGGCGAGTATGAAGATAACTTTGATTACGAACAAGATTAA
- a CDS encoding VF530 family DNA-binding protein, with protein sequence MTDSDKNTTPNNTEKCQHPKDPLHGVTLKSIVIELEENYGWQGLAERIPVNCFKSNPSLKSSLTFLRKTPWAREKVEQLYIQSKQNWGKYKKN encoded by the coding sequence ATGACTGATTCTGATAAAAATACCACACCAAATAACACTGAAAAATGCCAACACCCCAAAGACCCATTACACGGCGTAACATTGAAAAGTATTGTGATAGAGCTTGAAGAAAATTATGGCTGGCAAGGTCTTGCAGAGAGAATTCCTGTCAACTGTTTTAAAAGTAACCCCAGCCTAAAATCAAGCCTCACTTTTCTTAGAAAAACACCCTGGGCAAGAGAAAAGGTTGAACAGCTATACATACAGTCAAAACAGAATTGGGGAAAATACAAAAAAAACTAA
- a CDS encoding glycosyltransferase, giving the protein MMQLIKLFQNAGWTITFASPARLGEHKEDLLQYGIKEQNIALNDSSFDGFIEALQPSLVIFDRFMMEEQFGWRVEQFAPKALRILNTEDLHSLRACRQQIIKDYLKTSPTEIDLAPLDLTNQAWLFEKMANTDIAKREIAAIFRCDLTLMISEFEMQLLQAQFKVPKQQLYYLPFMYEPINTQSLPSFEERQHFVTIGNFRHEPNWDAVLWLKESIWPKIRQQLPKAELHIYGAYPPPKATALHNPKQGFLIKGWAEDAFEVIQNARVLLAPLRFGAGVKGKLAEAMLNGTPSVTTLIGCESMTQHNSASDNTSNNWPGIIANNTDDFVNASVTLYQDNQAWLNKQVIGFKNASQLYVNTELNKNSSKVDFIKHIDQTALNLTNHRNQNFIGAMLNHHQHKSTKYMAQWIEAKNK; this is encoded by the coding sequence ATGATGCAACTCATTAAATTGTTTCAAAACGCAGGTTGGACAATTACTTTTGCCAGCCCAGCTAGACTTGGCGAACACAAAGAAGACCTCTTACAATATGGTATTAAAGAACAAAACATAGCATTAAATGATTCCAGTTTTGATGGTTTTATTGAAGCATTACAACCAAGCCTGGTAATTTTTGACCGTTTTATGATGGAAGAACAGTTTGGTTGGCGTGTTGAACAATTCGCCCCCAAGGCATTAAGAATTTTAAACACTGAAGACCTGCACTCATTAAGAGCATGTCGCCAACAAATTATTAAAGATTACCTAAAAACTTCGCCAACTGAGATAGATTTAGCCCCGCTTGATTTAACTAACCAGGCCTGGTTATTTGAAAAAATGGCCAATACAGACATTGCAAAACGTGAAATCGCCGCTATTTTCCGTTGCGATTTAACTTTAATGATTTCAGAATTTGAAATGCAATTATTACAAGCGCAATTTAAAGTGCCTAAACAGCAACTCTACTATTTACCGTTTATGTATGAGCCAATTAACACTCAATCACTTCCCTCTTTTGAAGAGCGCCAGCATTTTGTAACCATTGGCAATTTTAGACATGAACCCAACTGGGATGCCGTACTTTGGTTAAAAGAGTCTATTTGGCCTAAAATCCGTCAACAATTACCCAAAGCCGAACTGCATATTTATGGCGCTTACCCACCGCCTAAAGCGACTGCTTTACACAACCCAAAACAAGGTTTTTTAATTAAAGGTTGGGCAGAAGATGCGTTTGAAGTCATTCAAAATGCCAGAGTGCTTTTAGCCCCTTTACGTTTTGGCGCAGGCGTCAAAGGTAAGCTGGCTGAAGCGATGTTAAATGGCACACCCAGTGTAACAACCTTAATAGGCTGCGAATCAATGACTCAGCACAACTCTGCGTCAGATAACACTTCAAACAACTGGCCTGGCATAATAGCTAATAACACAGACGACTTTGTTAACGCATCAGTCACCCTTTACCAAGATAACCAGGCCTGGTTGAACAAACAAGTAATAGGCTTTAAAAATGCATCTCAACTCTATGTAAATACAGAGTTAAATAAAAATAGTTCAAAAGTAGACTTTATTAAACATATTGATCAAACCGCGCTCAATCTAACCAATCATAGAAACCAAAACTTTATTGGTGCCATGCTGAACCATCACCAGCATAAAAGCACAAAATATATGGCACAATGGATTGAAGCCAAAAATAAATAA
- a CDS encoding GGDEF domain-containing protein codes for MAALSILAVWQALSIQTWPKSWLTLVQYAPYAIVFIGAFVSLWLNRIQPFLVLVTVLLVNLLFVYFAPAAQISIAQSILFPVLSLMLPINLFLWSLLPEKGVQNQTYNSMILALFFIQAMLVYWLMTELPLQWIEVISLPVLADSKVYHLTFASSFSFLIAGFVLSLKLSKQSQLRVFNHAIVFILLLMAFALNQYMQPGVLAWVSSVVGLMVILSLVFDAHHIAYTDELTGLKGRRALNESFMGLGKRYAVAMIDIDHFKQFNDTYGHDVGDKVLKSVAAILNSVSGGKAYRFGGEEFTLIFPGKSAESVVQELERLRVEISQEVIYVEMAEANQNTKSKANKTFKEVNVTISIGVAEPDAQYSTPEQVIKFADEGLYKAKKAGRNKLIVSNLKVASVNKTKVNKTSVSKAKARKPAAVNKS; via the coding sequence TTGGCAGCTCTATCCATACTGGCCGTTTGGCAGGCTTTAAGTATTCAAACCTGGCCAAAATCTTGGTTAACTCTCGTGCAATATGCCCCTTATGCAATTGTGTTTATAGGCGCTTTTGTTAGCTTGTGGTTAAATCGTATTCAGCCATTTTTGGTTTTAGTGACGGTGTTATTGGTTAATCTATTATTTGTTTACTTTGCACCCGCTGCACAAATCTCTATTGCACAATCTATACTCTTTCCTGTTTTGAGTTTAATGCTACCTATTAACCTATTTTTATGGAGTTTACTGCCTGAAAAAGGGGTGCAAAATCAAACTTATAACAGCATGATTTTGGCCCTGTTTTTTATTCAAGCCATGTTGGTTTATTGGTTGATGACAGAGTTACCTTTGCAATGGATTGAGGTAATTTCGCTGCCTGTGTTAGCTGATTCCAAGGTTTACCATCTCACTTTTGCAAGTTCTTTTAGCTTTTTGATTGCTGGGTTTGTGTTGTCTTTGAAGTTGAGTAAACAATCGCAGTTACGAGTCTTTAATCATGCCATTGTTTTTATCTTATTGCTAATGGCTTTTGCTTTGAACCAATATATGCAACCAGGGGTTTTGGCTTGGGTCTCCTCAGTGGTTGGTCTAATGGTCATTCTATCGTTGGTTTTTGATGCGCACCATATCGCCTATACCGATGAGTTAACGGGGTTGAAAGGTCGAAGAGCCTTAAATGAGTCATTTATGGGCTTAGGCAAGCGTTATGCTGTCGCCATGATTGATATTGACCATTTCAAACAATTTAATGATACCTATGGACATGACGTTGGCGATAAGGTGTTAAAGAGTGTAGCGGCTATTTTGAATAGTGTTTCAGGCGGTAAAGCGTACCGTTTTGGTGGTGAGGAGTTTACCTTGATATTTCCTGGAAAATCCGCCGAATCGGTTGTGCAAGAGCTAGAGCGTTTGCGAGTTGAGATCTCTCAAGAGGTGATTTATGTTGAGATGGCTGAGGCTAATCAAAATACAAAATCTAAAGCGAATAAAACGTTTAAAGAGGTGAATGTCACAATCAGTATTGGTGTGGCTGAACCTGATGCACAGTATTCAACGCCTGAGCAAGTGATTAAGTTTGCCGATGAAGGGTTGTATAAAGCGAAAAAAGCAGGGCGTAACAAATTAATTGTATCAAATCTTAAAGTCGCCTCAGTTAACAAAACAAAGGTTAACAAAACAAGTGTTAGCAAAGCAAAAGCTAGAAAGCCCGCTGCGGTCAACAAAAGTTAA
- a CDS encoding peptidylprolyl isomerase: protein MSSKSNTALPTVAENSEIAITFKLELADGTLVEASPENEPFRFTIGDGTFINTLENLLVGLELGTQARLSLSPERAFGMADSENFQTMQRADFPADMPLEIGHVIGFNTPTGEEIPGTIHDVTENEVVVDFNHPLAGADVVFTAKIEEIFS from the coding sequence ATGTCTAGCAAATCAAATACGGCTTTGCCTACAGTAGCTGAAAACAGTGAAATTGCCATTACATTTAAGCTTGAATTAGCTGACGGTACTTTAGTAGAAGCCTCACCCGAAAATGAACCGTTTCGATTTACGATTGGGGATGGCACTTTTATTAATACGCTTGAAAACCTATTGGTTGGTTTGGAGTTAGGTACACAGGCTAGACTGAGTTTGTCTCCCGAACGCGCGTTTGGAATGGCTGATTCCGAGAATTTTCAAACGATGCAACGTGCCGATTTTCCCGCAGACATGCCATTAGAAATAGGGCATGTTATTGGTTTTAATACACCAACGGGTGAAGAAATTCCAGGTACGATTCATGATGTGACGGAAAATGAAGTGGTGGTGGATTTTAACCACCCTCTAGCGGGTGCAGACGTTGTATTTACCGCTAAGATTGAAGAGATATTTAGTTAA
- a CDS encoding PP0621 family protein: MRAIVFLLFIVLVYFIARFTLNRIIEIREKQRQERLKQEQQNNATEKPPEEMVRCALCGVHLPQAEAYFDGKDTFCSEGHMKQYHEQQNQK; the protein is encoded by the coding sequence GTGAGAGCCATTGTCTTTTTATTATTTATTGTTTTAGTTTATTTTATTGCGCGTTTTACTTTGAATCGAATTATTGAAATTCGCGAAAAGCAACGCCAAGAAAGATTAAAACAAGAACAACAAAACAACGCTACTGAAAAACCACCCGAAGAGATGGTACGTTGTGCGTTATGCGGTGTGCATTTACCCCAAGCAGAAGCCTATTTTGATGGTAAAGACACTTTTTGCAGTGAAGGACATATGAAGCAATATCACGAACAGCAGAACCAAAAGTAA